The following are from one region of the Gossypium hirsutum isolate 1008001.06 chromosome D03, Gossypium_hirsutum_v2.1, whole genome shotgun sequence genome:
- the LOC107949787 gene encoding glycine-rich RNA-binding protein 4, mitochondrial: MAFLSKIGGILKQTVSMQLNARLSESRPGLFQVFRSMSSDPSSKLFVGGISFQMDDQSLNEAFSKYGEVVEARVIVDRETGRSRGFGFITYTSTEDASSALQALDGQILHGRQVRVDYANDRPRRNFGGAGGYGGGGGYGGGNYGGGGYGRNDGSNIGYGNSGNYGGQGSYGGDNYGTGGGVGYGSNFGQSTNYDNGSFEVAGGGSGSDGFAAGGENVGLGGGDQLGSAEDSYKEETAGFGLNDPPSDNFRDDEDRNGDLSKRV, from the exons ATGGCTTTCTTAAGTAAAATCGGGGGTATACTTAAGCAGACTGTAAGTATGCAGCTCAATGCTCGGTTGTCCGAGTCAAGACCAGGCCTCTTTCAAGTGTTCAGAAGCATGTCCAGCGACCCGAGCTCGAAACTTTTTGTAGGAG GTATCTCGTTCCAAATGGATGACCAAAGTCTAAACGAAGCATTTAGCAAATATGGTGAAGTTGTTGAAG CAAGAGTTATTGTGGATCGAGAAACAGGGAGGTCGAGAGGATTTGGATTTATCACTTACACTAGCACCGAGGATGCTTCCAGTGCACTACAGGCTTTGGATGGACAG attctccatGGCCGTCAAGTAAGAGTAGACTATGCAAATGACAGACCTCGTCGTAACTTTGGAGGTGCTGGcggctatggtggtggtggtggctaTGGGGGTGGTAACTATGGAGGTGGCGGCTATGGCAGAAATGATGGAAGTAACATTGGATACGGTAACAGTGGTAACTATGGAGGCCAAGGAAGCTATGGTGGGGATAACTATGGCACTGGTGGTGGTGTTGGCTATGGAAGTAACTTCGGTCAATCCACCAATTACGACAATGGGAGTTTCGAAGTTGCTGGTGGTGGCAGTGGCAGTGATGGTTTTGCGGCTGGTGGTGAAAATGTGGGACTTGGGGGTGGTGATCAACTCGGTAGTGCCGAAGATAGCTACAAAGAGGAAACCGCAGGTTTTGGCCTAAACGATCCACCGAGTGACAACTTCCGGGATGATGAGGACAGGAATGGTGACTTGTCCAAAAGGGTATGA